A genomic window from Companilactobacillus alimentarius DSM 20249 includes:
- a CDS encoding DUF3737 family protein, whose product MKKEINEGYFEGERPLFKAHDVKVSDTTFGEGESPLRESRNVDLKDVVFKWKYPLWYAKDIKVDDSIFETMSRSGIWYTDNIEINNSALQAPKLFRRGSHITLNNVHFADAEETLWTCNDIKLNDVQVNGNYFGKDSKNIYAENLNVVGNYVFDGAKNIEVHNSTFVSKDAFWNCENVTIYDSKINGEYLAWNTKNFTLINCTIESDQGLCYIDGLKMINCKLLRTDLAFEYCSNIDAEITTNVMSIKNPISGSIKVKSVDKLIFDDPEIDKNKTTIREAQKV is encoded by the coding sequence ATGAAAAAAGAAATAAACGAGGGTTACTTTGAGGGTGAACGTCCTCTATTCAAAGCTCATGATGTAAAGGTTTCTGACACAACCTTTGGTGAGGGTGAATCCCCACTTAGAGAGTCACGCAATGTGGATTTAAAAGACGTAGTTTTCAAGTGGAAATATCCACTTTGGTATGCTAAGGATATCAAGGTTGATGATTCAATCTTTGAAACGATGTCACGCTCTGGAATTTGGTATACCGATAATATTGAGATCAACAATTCAGCTTTACAAGCTCCTAAATTGTTCCGTCGTGGTTCACATATAACATTGAATAATGTTCATTTCGCAGACGCTGAGGAAACCTTGTGGACTTGTAATGACATTAAATTAAACGACGTTCAAGTTAACGGAAATTATTTTGGCAAGGATAGTAAAAATATCTATGCTGAAAATTTAAACGTTGTCGGTAATTATGTTTTCGATGGTGCAAAGAATATCGAAGTTCACAACTCGACTTTTGTTTCCAAAGATGCTTTTTGGAATTGTGAAAATGTTACGATTTATGATTCTAAGATCAATGGTGAATATTTAGCTTGGAATACCAAGAATTTTACGTTGATAAATTGTACAATTGAAAGTGATCAGGGTCTTTGTTACATTGATGGCTTGAAGATGATCAACTGCAAGCTCTTGAGAACTGACTTGGCATTTGAATACTGTTCAAATATTGATGCTGAGATTACAACTAATGTTATGAGTATTAAGAATCCTATCAGTGGTTCAATCAAGGTGAAATCAGTTGATAAATTAATCTTTGATGATCCTGAAATTGATAAGAACAAGACCACGATCAGAGAGGCTCAAAAAGTTTAA